The following coding sequences lie in one Leptospira inadai serovar Lyme str. 10 genomic window:
- a CDS encoding discoidin domain-containing protein: MRSKLFILASFFLMVSACGKKLPVSMITATSMESGLPFDILEGKKWRPEKGANFVKLHVYPDESFLLSKIEIESCNGSFADSITAYINFDEYSQDLTGGGSTATVQFSAPRSARSVTFNFHKNTDICVDKVVFYDEKGSKLGWKSPKIVEASIKASETAKPFLSYDVMNLFDSRYEYAWASDKKGAGVALDFDFKEKQKIKALKIWNGYQRSERHCQTNGRLKTATLTGDDGYSSKIEVQDTLGPQTINLSKPFEGKRLRLTVDSIYEGKGYKGLIISELRFSDGDDWILPNPIEQVRKIAKENALQFAAANINNVLNWSYVGGEYSGEIPVNSSSTEKSSPPAPESSMDQPPQEEQVSDKYLVSSNWTLRLRSDGSMFLEGNTEDEGMGGKTNRSFFALGNYEVKEAKPDGLKLRIFGLVRQRTSEEEYFGGDCNGCGRDCNMGESDPNNSEKIFQETIRIRKVGDKIYLQNENPDKVFHFKSLEMSQE; this comes from the coding sequence ATGCGATCGAAGCTTTTTATACTTGCGTCCTTCTTTCTTATGGTATCGGCATGCGGAAAAAAGCTGCCGGTTTCCATGATAACCGCGACCTCGATGGAGAGCGGATTGCCGTTCGACATTCTGGAAGGGAAAAAATGGAGGCCCGAAAAAGGCGCGAATTTCGTGAAACTTCACGTTTATCCCGACGAATCGTTTTTACTTTCTAAGATCGAAATCGAATCCTGTAACGGTTCGTTTGCCGACTCGATCACTGCGTATATTAATTTTGATGAATATAGTCAGGATTTGACCGGGGGAGGATCCACCGCGACGGTGCAATTTTCCGCTCCTCGTAGTGCACGCTCCGTTACATTCAATTTTCATAAAAATACGGATATCTGCGTGGACAAAGTCGTTTTCTACGACGAAAAGGGATCCAAATTAGGCTGGAAATCCCCGAAAATAGTCGAGGCCTCGATAAAAGCTTCCGAAACTGCAAAGCCTTTCCTTTCCTACGACGTGATGAATCTATTCGATTCCCGTTACGAGTATGCTTGGGCGTCCGATAAAAAAGGCGCAGGTGTCGCCTTGGATTTCGATTTCAAAGAAAAACAGAAAATAAAGGCACTTAAAATTTGGAACGGATACCAACGTTCCGAACGTCACTGCCAGACCAATGGGCGTTTAAAAACCGCGACATTGACAGGGGACGACGGCTATAGTTCCAAGATCGAAGTTCAGGATACGCTCGGTCCACAAACGATTAACCTGTCTAAACCCTTCGAAGGAAAGAGACTTCGCTTAACGGTTGATTCCATTTATGAAGGAAAGGGTTATAAGGGACTCATCATCAGCGAACTCCGCTTTTCCGACGGTGACGATTGGATTTTGCCTAACCCGATCGAGCAAGTTAGGAAAATCGCTAAAGAAAACGCCCTTCAGTTTGCCGCGGCTAATATTAATAACGTTTTAAATTGGAGTTATGTGGGGGGAGAATACTCCGGGGAAATTCCGGTCAATTCCTCGTCGACGGAAAAGAGCTCTCCTCCGGCTCCCGAATCTTCCATGGATCAACCTCCTCAGGAAGAGCAGGTTTCGGACAAGTATCTAGTGTCGTCCAATTGGACTCTCAGACTCCGCTCGGATGGAAGTATGTTTTTGGAAGGAAATACCGAGGACGAAGGAATGGGAGGCAAAACGAATCGAAGTTTCTTTGCATTAGGAAATTATGAAGTGAAAGAGGCGAAGCCCGACGGTTTAAAACTTAGAATTTTCGGACTCGTTCGCCAGAGGACAAGCGAAGAGGAGTATTTCGGAGGAGACTGTAACGGGTGCGGAAGAGACTGCAATATGGGTGAATCGGATCCGAACAATTCCGAGAAAATATTTCAAGAGACGATACGAATTCGTAAAGTCGGCGACAAGATCTATCTTCAAAACGAAAATCCGGATAAGGTATTTCATTTTAAATCCCTCGAAATGAGTCAGGAGTAA
- the lsa20 gene encoding LIC11469 family lipoprotein adhesin Lsa20 — protein sequence MLFLNRFCLVLLFFSFFHACGKEEKQEEFSLTLKDKKGSVPVRIEWIRKGLPGKMELYELAAQRPVQLWDTKSVATLEQAPISTPIEASTLLLSPGELRRFALVYKNDTKEDLFFFAAPHSVTPPEYGFGFKFKCLCVNHLFKVESGKVWYRIVELRTMPNWASEEFSITHTLVRVDPSQAKEWESSRSRSISDD from the coding sequence TTGCTATTTTTGAATCGTTTTTGTCTGGTCTTACTCTTCTTTTCCTTTTTCCATGCTTGCGGTAAAGAGGAAAAGCAGGAAGAGTTTTCGCTTACTCTAAAAGATAAGAAAGGCTCGGTACCTGTCCGGATCGAATGGATTCGTAAAGGATTACCCGGAAAGATGGAGCTGTACGAATTGGCGGCCCAAAGGCCGGTGCAACTCTGGGATACTAAGTCCGTTGCGACTTTGGAACAGGCGCCGATCTCGACTCCGATCGAAGCTTCGACTTTACTTCTTTCACCGGGAGAACTCCGGCGATTTGCGTTGGTCTATAAGAATGACACCAAAGAGGATTTATTTTTCTTTGCGGCTCCGCATTCGGTTACGCCGCCCGAATACGGTTTCGGATTCAAATTCAAATGTTTATGCGTAAACCATCTATTTAAGGTGGAATCGGGAAAGGTTTGGTACAGAATCGTCGAGTTGAGAACGATGCCGAATTGGGCAAGCGAGGAATTTTCGATCACTCACACCCTGGTCAGAGTGGATCCGTCCCAGGCTAAGGAATGGGAATCCTCGAGATCCCGGTCGATATCGGACGATTGA
- a CDS encoding MORN repeat-containing protein produces MLVFPFRPISILFSTLCVSVWINCSSAPNTKEPPANPDVSADSSSETRKSDSRSADLSDEAREDGRCEQGDCENGSGVYVYSTGDKYVGNFKNGAREGTGKFEYKNGDQFNGNFSADQKQGPGTYTFATGTIVEGNFSDGILKGKATVSFPDGGVLEADFIDGNNSSPGKFTRADGTQADCSFQSKALYCQNN; encoded by the coding sequence ATGCTCGTCTTTCCATTCCGACCGATTTCGATTCTGTTCTCTACGTTATGCGTATCTGTTTGGATCAATTGCTCAAGTGCACCGAATACGAAGGAGCCGCCCGCTAATCCGGATGTTTCCGCAGATTCCTCCTCCGAAACCCGGAAGTCCGATTCTCGCTCGGCGGATCTTTCGGACGAAGCTAGGGAAGACGGTCGGTGCGAACAAGGAGATTGCGAAAACGGTTCCGGAGTTTATGTATATTCGACGGGAGATAAATACGTCGGAAATTTTAAGAACGGTGCAAGAGAAGGGACCGGTAAATTCGAGTATAAAAACGGGGATCAATTTAACGGAAATTTTTCCGCGGATCAAAAACAAGGCCCCGGAACATATACTTTCGCGACCGGAACGATCGTGGAAGGGAATTTTTCCGACGGCATCCTAAAAGGAAAGGCCACAGTCTCTTTTCCGGACGGAGGAGTGTTGGAAGCGGACTTCATCGACGGCAACAATTCGTCCCCCGGAAAATTTACGCGCGCCGACGGAACCCAGGCAGACTGCTCGTTTCAATCCAAAGCCCTTTATTGCCAAAACAATTAA